One region of Paucibacter aquatile genomic DNA includes:
- the ppsA gene encoding phosphoenolpyruvate synthase produces MSARFEPTALVVPFENLRMSDVEVVGGKNASLGEMISELSSSGVRVPGGFATTAHAFREFLKHEGLDKRIEARLATLNTDDVRALAEAGAEIRGWLEAQPFPADLEAQIRSSFAKLTADHPDVSFAVRSSATAEDLPDASFAGQQETFLNVVGIEEVLHKMKEVFASLYNDRAISYRVHKGFAHADVALSAGVQRMVRSDLGSAGVMFTIDTESGFKDVVFITSSYGLGETVVQGAVNPDEFYVHKPALARGKLPIIRRNLGSKLIRMEFTSAEEKAASGKLVKTVDTLPEARNRYSLNDAEVIELSKYALIIEQHYQRPMDIEWGRDGVDGQLYILQARPETVKSQAEGQVEHSYKLKGHSAVLAEGRAIGQKIGTGPVRLVESVAEMERVQPGDVLVTDMTDPNWEPVMKRASAIVTNRGGRTCHAAIIARELGIPAVVGCGNATETLKDGQLVTVACSEGDTGYIYDGLLETEVSEVHRGELPYCPIKIMMNVGNPQLAFNFAQMPSAGVGLARLEFIINNNIGVHPKAILDYPNIDADLKKAVESVARGHASPRAFYVDKLVEGIATIAAAFYPRPVIVRLSDFKSNEYRKLIGGSRYEPDEENPMLGFRGASRYISGEFSDAFAMECEALKRVRIDMGLSNVEIMVPFVRTVRQAERVVSMLAERGLKRAADGGSDGLRVIMMCEVPSNAILAEQFLEHFDGMSIGSNDLTQLTLGLDRDSGLEQLAGDFDERDPAVKAMISRAIAACRATGKYVGICGQGPSDHPDFADWLASEGIVSISLNPDTVIETWQRLAKR; encoded by the coding sequence ATGTCTGCACGCTTTGAGCCGACCGCCCTGGTCGTCCCCTTTGAGAATCTGAGGATGAGCGACGTCGAGGTCGTTGGCGGTAAGAACGCCAGCCTCGGCGAGATGATTTCGGAGCTGTCCTCCTCGGGCGTCCGTGTGCCGGGTGGCTTTGCCACCACGGCCCATGCCTTCCGCGAGTTCCTCAAGCATGAGGGCCTGGACAAGCGCATTGAGGCGCGCCTGGCGACCCTGAACACCGACGATGTGCGCGCCCTGGCCGAGGCCGGTGCAGAAATCCGCGGCTGGCTGGAAGCGCAGCCCTTCCCGGCCGATCTGGAAGCGCAGATCCGCAGCTCCTTCGCCAAGCTCACGGCCGACCACCCGGACGTGTCCTTCGCCGTGCGCTCCTCCGCCACGGCCGAAGACTTGCCGGATGCGTCCTTCGCCGGCCAGCAGGAAACCTTCCTGAACGTGGTGGGCATCGAAGAGGTGCTGCACAAGATGAAGGAGGTGTTTGCCTCCCTCTACAACGACCGAGCCATCAGCTACCGCGTGCACAAGGGCTTTGCCCATGCCGACGTGGCCCTGTCGGCCGGCGTGCAGCGCATGGTGCGCTCCGACCTCGGCTCGGCCGGTGTGATGTTCACCATCGACACCGAGAGCGGCTTCAAGGATGTGGTCTTCATCACCTCCAGCTACGGCCTGGGCGAAACCGTGGTGCAGGGCGCCGTGAACCCGGACGAGTTCTATGTGCACAAGCCGGCCCTGGCGCGCGGCAAGCTGCCCATCATCCGACGTAACCTCGGATCCAAGCTGATCCGCATGGAGTTCACTTCGGCCGAGGAAAAGGCCGCCAGCGGCAAGCTGGTCAAGACCGTGGACACCCTGCCCGAGGCGCGCAACCGCTACTCGCTGAACGACGCGGAAGTGATCGAGCTGTCCAAGTACGCGCTCATCATCGAGCAGCATTACCAGCGTCCCATGGACATTGAGTGGGGCCGTGATGGCGTCGATGGCCAGCTTTACATCCTGCAGGCCCGCCCGGAGACGGTGAAGAGCCAGGCCGAAGGCCAGGTCGAGCACAGCTACAAGCTCAAGGGCCACAGCGCCGTGCTGGCCGAAGGTCGTGCCATCGGCCAGAAGATCGGCACCGGCCCGGTGCGCCTGGTCGAGAGCGTGGCCGAGATGGAGCGCGTGCAGCCCGGCGATGTGCTGGTCACCGACATGACCGACCCGAACTGGGAGCCCGTGATGAAGCGGGCCAGCGCCATCGTCACCAATCGTGGTGGCCGCACCTGCCACGCCGCCATCATTGCGCGCGAGCTGGGCATTCCGGCCGTGGTCGGTTGCGGCAATGCGACCGAAACGCTCAAGGATGGCCAGCTGGTCACCGTGGCCTGCTCGGAAGGCGATACCGGCTATATCTACGACGGCCTGCTGGAAACAGAAGTCAGCGAGGTGCACCGCGGCGAGCTGCCTTACTGCCCGATCAAGATCATGATGAACGTCGGCAATCCGCAGCTGGCCTTCAACTTCGCGCAGATGCCCAGCGCCGGCGTCGGCCTGGCTCGCCTCGAGTTCATCATCAACAACAACATCGGTGTCCACCCCAAGGCCATCCTGGACTATCCGAACATCGATGCTGATCTGAAGAAGGCGGTGGAGTCGGTGGCCCGAGGCCATGCCTCGCCGCGCGCCTTCTATGTCGACAAGCTGGTGGAGGGCATTGCCACCATCGCGGCGGCCTTCTACCCGCGCCCGGTGATCGTGCGCCTGTCCGACTTCAAGAGCAATGAGTACCGCAAGCTGATCGGTGGCTCGCGCTACGAGCCCGATGAAGAGAACCCGATGCTGGGTTTCCGCGGCGCCTCGCGCTACATCAGCGGTGAGTTCTCAGATGCCTTTGCCATGGAGTGCGAGGCGCTCAAGCGCGTGCGCATCGACATGGGCCTGAGCAATGTCGAGATCATGGTGCCCTTTGTGCGCACGGTGCGCCAGGCCGAGCGGGTGGTCAGTATGCTGGCCGAGCGTGGCCTCAAGCGTGCGGCCGACGGCGGCAGCGACGGCCTGCGCGTCATCATGATGTGCGAAGTGCCCAGCAACGCCATCCTGGCCGAGCAGTTCCTGGAGCACTTCGATGGCATGTCCATCGGCTCCAACGACCTGACCCAGTTGACCCTGGGCCTGGACCGCGATTCGGGCCTGGAGCAACTGGCCGGTGATTTCGACGAGCGCGACCCGGCCGTCAAGGCCATGATCTCGCGCGCCATCGCCGCTTGCCGCGCCACGGGCAAGTACGTGGGCATCTGCGGCCAGGGCCCCAGCGACCACCCCGATTTCGCCGACTGGTTGGCCAGCGAGGGCATCGTGTCCATCTCCCTGAACCCGGACACAGTGATCGAAACCTGGCAGCGCCTGGCCAAGCGTTGA
- the ppsR gene encoding posphoenolpyruvate synthetase regulatory kinase/phosphorylase PpsR — protein sequence MPNRTVYFVSDGTGITAETFGNSILAQFPGKPRHVRRPFVDTAEKAHQVVHEINQTSEAEGRRAIVFATLVNREVLQVVREHCKALVLDMFNTFIEPLEEEFQVKSNHRVGRFSDVARSQEYHDRIEAINFSLAHDDGQSAKNLESADVILVGVSRSGKTPTSLYLAMQHGIKAANYPLIPEDFERSKIPSMLEPHKRKCFGLTIDPERLSQIRNERRPGSKYADLMNCRYEVNEAEAMMKRNGISWLSSTHKSIEEIATTILRDIRPDRLIY from the coding sequence ATGCCCAATCGCACCGTGTACTTTGTCTCGGACGGTACCGGCATCACTGCCGAGACCTTTGGTAACTCCATCTTGGCCCAGTTCCCGGGCAAGCCGCGCCATGTGCGGCGCCCATTTGTGGACACGGCCGAGAAAGCCCACCAGGTGGTGCACGAGATCAACCAGACCAGCGAAGCGGAAGGCCGGCGCGCCATCGTCTTCGCGACCCTGGTCAATCGCGAGGTGCTGCAGGTGGTGCGCGAGCATTGCAAGGCCTTGGTGCTGGACATGTTCAACACCTTCATCGAGCCGCTGGAGGAAGAGTTCCAGGTCAAGAGCAACCACCGGGTCGGCCGCTTCTCGGATGTGGCGCGCAGCCAGGAGTACCACGACCGCATCGAGGCCATCAACTTCTCGCTGGCCCATGACGACGGCCAATCGGCCAAGAACCTGGAATCGGCCGATGTGATCCTGGTCGGCGTCTCGCGCAGCGGCAAGACGCCCACCTCGCTCTACCTGGCCATGCAGCACGGCATCAAGGCGGCCAACTACCCACTGATCCCGGAAGACTTCGAGCGCAGCAAGATCCCCTCGATGCTCGAGCCGCACAAGCGCAAATGCTTTGGCCTGACAATTGATCCCGAGCGGCTTTCACAGATCCGCAACGAGCGCCGCCCCGGCAGCAAATACGCCGACCTGATGAACTGCCGCTACGAGGTCAACGAGGCGGAGGCCATGATGAAGCGCAATGGCATCTCCTGGCTGTCCTCGACCCACAAGTCCATCGAAGAAATCGCCACCACCATCCTGCGCGACATCCGGCCGGACCGGTTGATCTACTGA
- a CDS encoding TrmH family RNA methyltransferase, with protein sequence MSPSSPILHITSRDNPALQRLRKLSLDGSAYRKLGSVWLEGDHLVRACLQRGHPVLQAVLTEAAAADPVLRALADAAPRQLVVPLALFKQISGLESPAQIGFEVPLDAGQDLAPEADTVVLDRLQDAGNVGTILRSAAAMGFRQVLALKGTAALWSPKVLRAGMGAHFGLRLIEGLSPEDLGRLRVPLVATSSYAEAQLHQIALPSPCAWVMGHEGQGVQPGLMARCSLTVGIPQPGGEESLNVGSAASICLYESARQRLLAPR encoded by the coding sequence ATGAGCCCCAGCAGCCCGATTCTTCACATCACTTCGCGTGACAACCCGGCCCTGCAACGCCTGCGCAAGCTGAGCCTGGACGGCAGTGCCTACCGCAAGCTGGGCAGCGTCTGGCTGGAGGGCGACCATCTCGTGCGCGCCTGCCTGCAGCGCGGCCATCCGGTGCTGCAGGCGGTGCTGACCGAGGCCGCGGCGGCCGATCCGGTGCTGCGCGCCCTGGCCGATGCGGCGCCGCGTCAGCTGGTCGTGCCGCTGGCGCTGTTCAAGCAGATCAGTGGCCTGGAGTCGCCGGCCCAGATCGGCTTCGAGGTGCCGCTGGACGCCGGGCAAGACCTGGCCCCGGAGGCGGACACCGTGGTGCTGGATCGCCTGCAGGACGCCGGCAATGTCGGCACGATTCTGCGCAGCGCGGCGGCCATGGGCTTTCGCCAGGTCTTGGCGCTCAAGGGCACGGCGGCACTCTGGTCGCCCAAGGTGCTGCGCGCCGGCATGGGGGCGCATTTCGGCCTGCGCCTGATTGAAGGTCTGTCGCCGGAAGACTTGGGCCGCCTGCGTGTGCCCCTGGTGGCCACCAGCTCCTATGCCGAGGCGCAGCTGCACCAGATCGCGCTGCCGAGCCCCTGCGCCTGGGTCATGGGCCACGAAGGGCAGGGCGTGCAGCCCGGGTTGATGGCGCGCTGCTCCTTGACGGTGGGCATTCCGCAGCCGGGCGGCGAGGAATCGCTCAATGTGGGCAGTGCCGCGTCCATCTGTCTGTACGAGTCGGCGCGCCAGCGTCTGCTGGCGCCGCGCTGA
- the rnhB gene encoding ribonuclease HII translates to MRSRKSCKPELRVPEQLGLSWDGLGLVAGVDEAGRGPLAGPVLAAAVILDDANPIAGLADSKALTEKKRERLFDEIRAKALCCCIAEASVEEIDRLNILQATLLAMKRAVEGLRLKPAKVLVDGNRLPVLKIPAEAIVKGDAKVQAISAASILAKVARDRQCLAMHDSHPEYGFAGHKGYPTAEHLAALRAHGVTAWHRRSFGPVRDILENA, encoded by the coding sequence ATGCGATCGCGCAAGTCCTGCAAGCCTGAGCTGCGTGTGCCCGAGCAACTGGGCCTGAGCTGGGATGGCCTGGGGCTGGTGGCCGGCGTGGACGAAGCCGGCCGCGGCCCGCTGGCCGGCCCGGTGCTGGCCGCCGCCGTCATCCTCGACGATGCCAACCCGATCGCCGGGCTGGCGGATTCCAAGGCCTTGACCGAGAAAAAGCGCGAACGCCTGTTCGACGAGATCCGCGCCAAGGCCTTGTGCTGCTGCATTGCCGAGGCCAGCGTGGAAGAGATCGACCGGCTCAACATCCTGCAGGCCACCCTGCTGGCCATGAAGCGAGCCGTGGAAGGCTTGCGCCTCAAGCCGGCCAAGGTGCTGGTCGATGGCAACCGCCTGCCGGTGCTCAAGATCCCGGCCGAGGCCATCGTCAAGGGCGACGCCAAGGTGCAGGCGATCTCCGCCGCCTCCATCCTGGCCAAGGTGGCGCGCGATCGCCAGTGCCTGGCCATGCACGACAGCCACCCCGAGTACGGCTTTGCCGGCCACAAGGGCTACCCGACCGCCGAACACCTGGCCGCCTTGCGCGCCCATGGCGTGACGGCCTGGCACCGGCGCAGTTTCGGCCCGGTGCGCGACATCCTTGAGAACGCATGA
- the lpxB gene encoding lipid-A-disaccharide synthase, giving the protein MAEPSLSLALVAGEASGDLLASLLIQGLKARWPELQTQGIGGPRMAAQGFEAWWPSSKLSVFGYVDALLNIRELLAIRRQLGDRLLAQPPAAFIGVDAPDFNFGLEQRLREAGVKTVHFVCPSIWAWRAERVEKIKRSADHVLCLFPFEPALLQAHGIGASYVGHPLADAIPLQPPQAQARSALKLDGADSVVALLPGSRRSEIRYIAEPLLRAAVLMQQARPELRFVMPVAPGLRALIDPLVARHAPGLQLDLLDGRSHEALAACDITLVASGTATLEAALFKRPMVIAYRMHALNWWRMKGKNYQPWVGLPNVLARDFIVPELIQDQCTPEALAREGLAWLDDTARCERVRAIFQQQHELLRCNTAQKASDAIAQVLQA; this is encoded by the coding sequence ATGGCTGAGCCTTCGCTGAGCCTAGCCCTGGTGGCCGGCGAGGCCTCCGGAGACCTGCTCGCCAGTTTGCTGATCCAGGGCCTGAAAGCGCGCTGGCCCGAACTCCAGACTCAGGGCATTGGCGGCCCGCGCATGGCCGCCCAGGGCTTCGAGGCCTGGTGGCCCTCGAGCAAGCTCTCGGTCTTCGGCTATGTCGATGCTCTGCTCAATATCCGTGAGCTGCTGGCGATTCGCCGCCAGCTGGGCGACCGCTTGCTGGCCCAGCCGCCGGCGGCCTTCATCGGTGTGGATGCGCCCGATTTCAATTTCGGCCTGGAGCAGCGCTTGCGCGAAGCGGGCGTGAAGACGGTGCATTTCGTCTGCCCTTCGATCTGGGCCTGGCGTGCCGAGCGGGTCGAAAAGATCAAGCGCTCGGCCGACCATGTGCTGTGTCTGTTCCCTTTCGAGCCCGCGCTTTTGCAGGCCCACGGCATCGGCGCCAGCTATGTGGGTCACCCCCTGGCCGATGCGATTCCGCTGCAGCCGCCGCAGGCCCAGGCCCGCTCAGCTCTGAAGTTAGACGGAGCCGACTCCGTGGTCGCCTTGCTGCCCGGCAGTCGGCGCAGCGAGATCCGCTACATCGCCGAGCCCCTGTTGCGCGCCGCTGTGTTGATGCAGCAGGCGCGGCCCGAGCTGCGCTTTGTGATGCCGGTGGCACCGGGCCTGCGCGCCCTGATTGACCCGCTGGTGGCTCGGCACGCCCCGGGCCTGCAACTCGATCTTCTGGATGGCCGTTCTCACGAAGCTTTGGCGGCCTGTGACATCACCCTGGTGGCCAGCGGCACGGCCACCCTGGAGGCGGCGCTGTTCAAGCGGCCCATGGTGATTGCCTACCGCATGCATGCGCTCAATTGGTGGCGCATGAAGGGCAAGAACTACCAGCCCTGGGTGGGCCTGCCCAATGTGCTGGCGCGCGACTTCATCGTGCCCGAGCTGATTCAGGATCAATGCACGCCCGAGGCCCTGGCCCGCGAGGGGCTGGCCTGGCTGGACGACACGGCGCGCTGCGAGCGAGTGCGGGCCATTTTTCAGCAACAACACGAGCTGCTGCGCTGCAATACCGCGCAAAAGGCCAGCGATGCGATCGCGCAAGTCCTGCAAGCCTGA
- the lpxA gene encoding acyl-ACP--UDP-N-acetylglucosamine O-acyltransferase produces MTSRIHPTAIIDPAAELDSSVTVGAYTLIGPQVKIGAGTRIGPHCVIEGRTTIGADNQFYQFSSIGAMPQDMSHGGEVTELVIGDRNTVREFCTLNTGTFKEEGVTRVGSDNWIMAYVHLAHDVQLGNHCVLANNATLAGHVHVGDWAVIGGLTGVHQFVKIGAHAMIGFQGHVSQDVAPFMTVDGNPLAVRAVNLTGLRRRGFSNERIAVIRQLHKLIFRSGLTLEQAVEQITALRDEQAQDAQADVQLMLDFIAGAKRGLVR; encoded by the coding sequence ATGACGAGCAGGATTCACCCGACGGCCATCATCGACCCCGCAGCCGAGCTGGACAGCTCGGTCACGGTCGGTGCCTACACGCTGATCGGCCCGCAGGTGAAGATCGGCGCGGGCACCCGCATCGGCCCGCACTGCGTGATCGAGGGGCGCACCACCATCGGCGCCGACAACCAGTTCTACCAGTTCAGCTCCATCGGCGCGATGCCGCAGGACATGAGCCATGGCGGCGAGGTGACCGAGCTGGTGATCGGGGACCGCAACACGGTGCGCGAGTTCTGCACGCTCAACACCGGCACCTTCAAGGAAGAGGGCGTCACCCGGGTCGGCTCCGACAACTGGATCATGGCCTATGTGCACCTGGCCCACGATGTGCAGCTGGGCAACCACTGCGTGCTGGCCAACAACGCCACGCTGGCGGGCCATGTCCATGTCGGTGACTGGGCGGTGATTGGCGGCCTGACCGGCGTGCACCAGTTCGTCAAGATCGGCGCGCACGCCATGATCGGCTTCCAGGGCCATGTGTCCCAGGATGTTGCGCCCTTCATGACGGTCGATGGCAATCCTTTGGCCGTGCGCGCCGTCAATCTGACCGGCCTGCGCCGCCGCGGCTTCAGCAATGAACGCATCGCCGTGATCCGCCAGCTGCACAAGCTGATCTTCCGTAGCGGCCTGACGCTGGAGCAAGCGGTCGAGCAGATCACCGCACTGCGGGACGAGCAGGCCCAGGATGCCCAGGCCGATGTGCAGCTGATGCTGGATTTCATCGCCGGCGCCAAGCGCGGTCTGGTGCGCTGA
- the fabZ gene encoding 3-hydroxyacyl-ACP dehydratase FabZ yields the protein MMDIHQILKRLPHRYPLLLVDRVVEIEKGKRIQAIKNVSINEPYFVGHFPHRPVMPGVLMLEAMAQAATLLALDSNGTVLDENTVVYFAGIDNARFKRPVEPGDQLLLDVTLDRAKAGIYKFSGKVMVGEELACEAQLICTMRRIDA from the coding sequence ATGATGGACATCCACCAAATCCTCAAGAGGCTCCCGCACCGTTACCCGCTGCTGCTGGTGGACCGTGTGGTCGAGATCGAGAAGGGCAAGCGCATCCAGGCGATCAAGAACGTCAGCATCAACGAGCCGTATTTCGTCGGCCATTTCCCGCATCGCCCGGTCATGCCCGGCGTGCTGATGCTGGAAGCCATGGCTCAGGCCGCCACCTTGCTGGCCCTGGACAGCAATGGCACGGTGCTGGATGAGAACACGGTGGTGTATTTCGCTGGCATCGACAACGCGCGCTTCAAGCGCCCCGTCGAGCCCGGTGACCAACTGCTGCTGGACGTGACCCTGGACCGCGCCAAGGCCGGCATCTACAAGTTCAGCGGCAAGGTGATGGTGGGCGAGGAGCTGGCCTGCGAGGCGCAGCTGATCTGCACCATGCGCCGCATCGACGCTTGA
- the lpxD gene encoding UDP-3-O-(3-hydroxymyristoyl)glucosamine N-acyltransferase, producing the protein MGAVSLADVIAALGGDLHGASETQITRIGPLEGADAGTLSFLSNPRYQAQLAGSTAACVIVAPAFAEAAAARGAAIVTPDPYLYFARLTQWWAARVRPRPVAGIHPSAVIDPSAVIGADVSIGALAVIEAGVNIGDGAQIGPHCVVERNARIGAGSRLSARVTLGFDCQIGERCIVHAGVVIGADGFGFAPNQGQWEKIEQLGAVRIGNDVEIGANTCIDRGALEDTVLEDGVKLDNLIQIGHNVHVGAHTAMAGCAGVAGSARIGAHCTVGGGAIVLGHLSLVDHVHVSAATVVSRSIKQPGQYSGVFPFDDNASWEKNAATLRQLHTLRERLRALEKRGA; encoded by the coding sequence GTGGGCGCAGTCTCACTGGCTGATGTGATCGCCGCCTTGGGCGGCGATCTTCATGGTGCGTCCGAAACGCAGATCACGCGCATCGGACCGCTTGAGGGCGCCGATGCTGGCACCCTGAGCTTTCTGTCCAACCCGCGCTACCAGGCGCAGCTGGCTGGCAGTACCGCCGCTTGCGTGATCGTGGCGCCGGCCTTTGCCGAAGCGGCCGCGGCCCGCGGCGCGGCCATCGTCACGCCTGATCCTTACCTGTACTTCGCGCGGCTCACCCAGTGGTGGGCGGCGCGGGTGCGTCCGCGCCCGGTGGCCGGCATCCATCCCAGCGCTGTGATTGACCCCAGCGCGGTGATCGGCGCGGATGTCAGCATCGGCGCCCTGGCGGTGATCGAGGCTGGCGTGAACATCGGCGATGGCGCGCAGATCGGTCCGCACTGTGTGGTCGAGCGCAATGCTCGCATCGGTGCCGGCAGTCGTCTGTCCGCCCGCGTGACCCTGGGCTTCGATTGCCAGATCGGCGAGCGCTGCATCGTGCACGCCGGGGTGGTCATCGGTGCCGATGGCTTCGGCTTCGCGCCGAATCAGGGTCAGTGGGAAAAGATTGAACAGCTCGGCGCCGTGCGCATCGGCAACGATGTGGAGATCGGCGCCAACACCTGCATCGACCGTGGTGCGCTCGAGGACACCGTGCTCGAAGACGGCGTCAAGCTCGACAACTTGATCCAGATCGGCCACAACGTTCATGTCGGTGCCCACACGGCCATGGCTGGTTGCGCCGGTGTGGCGGGCAGCGCGCGCATCGGTGCGCATTGCACGGTCGGTGGCGGTGCCATCGTGCTGGGGCATCTGAGCTTGGTCGACCATGTGCATGTGTCGGCTGCCACCGTGGTCAGTCGAAGCATCAAGCAGCCCGGCCAATACAGCGGCGTCTTCCCCTTCGACGACAATGCCAGCTGGGAAAAGAATGCGGCGACCTTGCGTCAGCTGCATACTTTGCGAGAGCGCCTCAGGGCGCTAGAGAAAAGAGGCGCTTGA
- a CDS encoding OmpH/Skp family outer membrane protein: MMSVSTLGVQAQELKIGYVNSDRVLREANVGKAATQKLEIEFGKREKELKDIETKLRSSAEKLEKDAPTLSEAERNRRQRDLMELDRDLQRKRREWQEDLTQRKNEELQAVVDRANKVIKQIFDAEKYDLILQDAIHFSARVDITKKVIDALNAQK, from the coding sequence ATGATGTCTGTGTCGACGCTGGGCGTGCAGGCGCAGGAATTGAAGATTGGCTACGTCAACAGCGATCGCGTGCTGCGTGAGGCCAATGTCGGCAAGGCTGCGACCCAGAAGCTCGAGATCGAATTCGGCAAGCGCGAAAAAGAGCTGAAGGACATCGAGACCAAGCTGCGCAGCTCGGCCGAGAAGCTGGAAAAAGACGCGCCGACCCTGTCGGAAGCCGAACGTAACCGCCGCCAGCGCGACCTGATGGAACTGGACCGCGACCTGCAGCGCAAGCGCCGCGAGTGGCAGGAAGACCTGACCCAGCGCAAGAACGAAGAGCTGCAAGCCGTCGTCGACCGCGCCAACAAGGTCATCAAGCAGATCTTCGATGCTGAAAAGTACGACCTGATCTTGCAAGACGCCATCCACTTCAGTGCCCGCGTGGACATCACCAAGAAGGTGATCGACGCGCTCAACGCCCAGAAGTAA